A region from the Lolium perenne isolate Kyuss_39 chromosome 4, Kyuss_2.0, whole genome shotgun sequence genome encodes:
- the LOC127347066 gene encoding B3 domain-containing protein Os03g0212300-like, producing MAKGQKFEYPEMMTDDEIARLGVLVSEVAVQLREAGCGFCRWPVDVLFDRLGKMYLHTGWEKFARFHGLQVGCVLTFSYQDDEKMSVKVFDDTSCRRHYHGDDEENDD from the exons ATGGCGAAGGGCCAGAAGTTCGAGTACCCGGAGAtgatgacggacgacgagatcgcaaggctcggcgtcctcgtctcggAGGTTGCCGTACAA CTGCGGGAGGCTGGCTGCGGCTTCTGCCGGTGGCCGGTGGACGTGCTCTTCGATAGgctcggcaagatgtacctccacactggctgggagaagttcgcgcgcttcCACGGACTCCAAGTCGGCTGCGTGCTCACATTCTCCTACCAAGACGACGAGAAGATGagcgtgaaggtgttcgacgacacgtcCTGCCGCCGGCACTACCACGGCGACGACGAAGAGAACGACGATTGA
- the LOC139839064 gene encoding uncharacterized protein: MASSSLCSVCGQVDSWRHALIECAMSRCVWALADPTVVEHISLTTEPSAKQWLFSMINSMKHEEFTRMVVIMWAIWHARRKFIHEEIHQSPLATHQFVERFVHDMGVAQPVTKKEGTVARMSKRAPRWSPPPEGVCKINADGAVAKVSNKGALGVVCRSHEGLYLGASVLVFDGVTHPGCLEALACREAIALVMDLQVREVMVASDCLEVIQGIQGKSLGQYSHILQEIQAMSRLRGGVSFCHEQRNLNEEAHKLARLGTTLHTGRHVWFDTPPVGLNLPVNIVSVE; encoded by the coding sequence ATGGCGAGTTCCAGTTTATGCTCCGTATGTGGGCAAGTGGATTCTTGGAGGCATGCTCTTATCGAGTGTGCAATGTCACGATGTGTATGGGCTTTAGCTGATCCGACGGTGGTTGAGCACATTAGTCTCACGACTGAACCATCGGCAAAGCAGTGGTTATTCTCGATGATTAACTCAATGAAGCACGAGGAGTTCACGCGTATGGTGGTGATCATGTGGGCAATCTGGCACGCCAGGAGGAAGTTTATCCATGAAGAAATCCACCAAAGCCCATTGGCGACACACCAGTTTGTAGAGAGGTTTGTCCATGATATGGGCGTGGCTCAGCCAGTGACGAAGAAGGAGGGCACTGTAGCTCGCATGTCCAAGCGAGCTCCCAGGTGGAGTCCCCCGCCGGAGGGAGTGTGCAAGATAAATGCGGACGGTGCTGTTGCAAAGGTGAGTAACAAAGGTGCACTGGGTGTGGTCTGTCGATCGCATGAGGGCCTCTACTTGGGAGCATCCGTGTTGGTGTTCGATGGGGTCACACATCCAGGCTGCCTGGAGGCCTTGGCGTGTAGAGAGGCGATTGCATTGGTGATGGATCTGCAGGTTCGTGAGGTCATGGTGGCTTCCGATTGTCTGGAGGTAATCCAAGGGATTCAAGGCAAGAGCTTAGGCCAGTACAGTCATATTCTACAGGAGATACAAGCGATGTCCAGGCTTCGCGGCGGAGTTTCTTTCTGTCACGAGCAGCGCAACCTGAACGAGGAGGCGCACAAGCTGGCTCGTCTGGGAACGACGCTGCACACTGGACGCCATGTCTGGTTTGATACCCCGCCTGTGGGGCTAAACCTCCCTGTAAACATTGTTTCAGTTGAATAA